One window from the genome of Sardina pilchardus chromosome 12, fSarPil1.1, whole genome shotgun sequence encodes:
- the sox7 gene encoding transcription factor SOX-7: protein MAALISAYSSWPESFECSAGDGDVPDGHTSHRGPVDKTSEPRIRRPMNAFMVWAKDERKRLAVQNPDLHNAELSKMLGKSWKALTPPQKRPYVEEAERLRVKHMQDYPNYKYRPRRKKQLKRICKRVDPGFLLGGLAPDQNALPDPRSCCHPLDKDDDGSGGGVIGGGGGGGVGGGYSSPSLPGMRVFRDAAGSNSSFDTYPYGLPTPPEMSPLDAVEHSEHPSFYPASVPVSSSGSCPPTSSGAPCSDDRRLGPAHLSSPPPYHPDYSQQGPPPHHCSPHMGHHHHHHHMSMSHQLPYYAASFPQLQIHHHGLQGHHLGQLSPPPEQGQLESLDQLSQAELLGEVDRDEFDQYLNSNSAATAAAVAAGVAAGGGYHHGGEQGAMTVTGHIQVTAASACSSSTTESSLISVLADATAAYYNNYGIS from the exons ATGGCGGCGTTAATTAGTGCGTACTCCTCTTGGCCGGAGAGCTTCGAGTGCTCTGCGGGAGATGGAGACGTCCCTGACGGACACACCTCCCACAGAGGTCCTGTAGACAAGACTTCGGAACCGCGCATCAGGAGACCCATGAACGCTTTCATGGTGTGGGCCAAGGATGAGCGAAAGAGGCTAGCCGTTCAGAATCCTGACCTTCACAATGCAGAACTTAGCAAGATGCTTG GAAAGTCCTGGAAGGCTCTGACCCCGCCGCAGAAGCGTCCGTACGTGGAGGAAGCCGAGCGCCTGCGGGTGAAGCACATGCAGGACTACCCCAACTACAAGTACCGGCCGCGCCGGAAGAAGCAGCTGAAGCGCATCTGCAAGCGCGTGGACCCCGGCTTCCTCCTGGGCGGCCTGGCACCGGACCAGAACGCCCTGCCGGACCCGCGCAGCTGCTGTCACCCGCTGGACAAGGACGACGACGGAAGCGGCGGCGGTGTCatcggaggcggcggcggcggcggcgtgggAGGAGGGTACTCGTCGCCGTCCCTCCCCGGGATGAGAGTGTTCCGGGACGCGGCCGGTTCCAACAGCAGCTTCGACACCTACCCCTACGGCCtgcccacgcctccggagatgTCCCCGCTGGACGCGGTCGAGCACTCCGAGCACCCGTCCTTCTACCCGGCCTCGGTGCCCGTGAGCTCCAGCGGCTCCTGCCCCCCGACCTCCTCGGGCGCGCCGTGCTCCGACGACCGGCGCCTGGGCCCGGCCCACCTGTCCAGCCCCCCGCCCTACCACCCAGACTATTCCCAGCAGggtccccctccccaccactgcAGCCCCCACAtgggccaccaccaccaccaccaccacatgtcCATGTCCCACCAGCTCCCCTACTACGCCGCCTCCTTCCCCCAGCTCCAGATCCACCACCACGGGCTGCAGGGCCACCACCTGGGCCAGCTCTCCCCGCCGCCCGAGCAGGGTCAGCTGGAGAGCCTGGACCAGCTGAGCCAGGCCGAGCTCCTGGGCGAGGTGGACAGAGACGAGTTTGACCAGTACCTGAACTCCAACTCGGCCGCCACCGCTGCCGCCGTTGCGGCCGGCGTTGCGGCCGGCGGCGGCTATCACCACGGCGGCGAGCAGGGTGCCATGACCGTGACGGGACACATCCAGGTGACGGCCGCCTCCGCTTGCTCCAGCAGCACCACAGAGAGCAGTCTGATCTCGGTGCTGGCGGACGCCACCGCCGCGTACTACAACAACTACGGCATCTCCTAa